The nucleotide sequence TTAGCAAATAATCAGCCGGATCGGGTTAGGTCAGCCCAACTTAAAGAGCAACTCTATCAACAGGCCCGTAAACAGTTTCGCATCATGAATCGATTAATTACGGATATTTTGCAAGCATCCAAGAGCATGAGTGCTGAATTGCAATTGCAATATAGTCATTTATATTTGCAATCATTGTGTCTGGAAGTTTTGGAACAAATGGCCGATCAATTTCAGGAAAAACATCTCAAAATAGAAAAAGATATTCCCCAAGATTTACCCAATGTTTATGGAGATGAAGAGTTAATCCGTCAGGTGATCGTCAATCTGTTAGATAATGCTATCAAATATACTCCAGAGCAAGGCACAATTACCGTGTCGATTCTGCACCGGACTACCCAAAAAGTTCAAGTGAGTGTCTGTGATACGGGTCCCGGAATTCCTCAAGAAAAACAAGAGCGGATTTTTGAGGGACATTTCCGTCTTAAACGGGATGAAGGGAAGGAGGGTTATGGTTTAGGTTTGTCTTTATGTCGTAAGATTATTCGCGCTCACTATGGTCAAATTTGGGTAGATAGTACCGTTAATCAAGGGAGTTGTTTTCATTTTACTTTACCCGTTTATCGATGAAGGAAGGCAACCCGTTTTTGGCGGCTGCTCAAAATTCGGCAACCGGCAAGAGAATTGCCGCAAATCTATAAATTCTTCTATAACTAAAGAAGGAAATTTATTTAATTAAAAAGATAGATGAAACTACCTGATTTAGATGATCAAACTAAAGATAGAATCATAGAAATGGCTTGGGAGGATCGTACTCCTTTTGAAGCTATAGAGATTCAATATGGACTAAAAGAACAAGATGTTATTGCTTTAATGAGGCAAGAAATGAAAGCTTCGAGTTTTAAAATGTGGCGTAAAAGAGTTAGCGGACGTAACAGTAAACATCTGCACAAAAGAAGTTTTGCTGTAGGAATTTTTAAATCTTCTAATCAAAAAAGTTAAAGAGTTTCTGGGTCAAGTATTATCAATAATTAATGACTGCTTATGCTTCCCTCTTGGTTAGTAATCGCTATTGTTACTGTTGCTGTTGCTGTTGTCTTTAATCGTTTATCTTCTAATGATATTCGCTGGTTTAATCATCTCCGTCGGCCCCCTTGGCTTACTTTTGAAAAAGCCATTCCTGCCATTTGGACTTTTATTTTTATTTGTGGGGCTTGGTCCGCTTATATCATTTGGGAAGCTGATGCCGGCAGCCGCAATACTTGGTTTTTGATGGGGTTTTATTTATTGCTTGAATTAGTTATTATTGCCTATACTCCTGTTATGTGTAAACTGAAAAGTTTAACCGTTGGCACAATTATTGGAGGACTAGGATTTGTGTTAGGATTTATCTTAGCATTAATCGTGATTAGAATAGTGGTTTGGGCGTTTGTTTTATTATTACCTTATTTGTTGTGGAGTCCCATTGGAACTTATGTCACTTGGGCTATGATTCGCCTTAATCCGGGTAATGCTTAAGCTTTCAGTTATCTTTTTTAAGTATCAGCAATTATTGTTGTTTACACTTTAGCTAATCAAAATAATTTTGAGTTTTCCTCTCCTGCTAGGAGGAGAGGGGTTAGCTGTAAGCTAGATTAACTCTTAGGTTGCTTAATAGCAACATCTACTGTTTGAATTTGTGCCCCTAGACTCTTTAATGGTGGGTTGATCTGTTCATTATTACCGACCACTAAAGTCACCGTCTCTTGAGGCTGAAGATATTTTTGAGCCACTTTTAAAATATCCTCCTCTGTAGTATTTTTGACGGCTTTTTGATATTGAAAAATAAAATCCTTGGGATAACCATAATACTCGTAAGTCATTAAGCGAGATAAGGTTTGACTAGGATTCTCAAATTTAAACACAAAAGAATTAAGAATAGATTCTTTGGCATCAGCCAGTTCTTCTTCTGTAATCGGAGTGGTACGTACTTTTTCAATTTCTGTCAGGAGAGCTTTAACAAACGGTACAGTCATTTCAGAACGGGTTTGTCCTCCCGCCACAAACATTCCTGGAAAATCATAATTGGCTTGCCAAATGCCATAAACACTATAAGCTAATCCTTGCCGCGAACGGACTTCATTAAACAAGCGCCCTCCAAAGCCGCTTAAGACTTCATTTAACACACTCAAAGCCGGATAATCCGGATCGTTTAATTCGCCGCCCAGATGCCCTAATAAAATATTACTTTGGCTTAACTGAGGCTGTTGCACCACAAAAATTCCATTATTTTTGTTCTGAGATGCAGGAGGAACAACAGATTTAAAAGGCGTTTTGGGCGCTTGCCAACTGCCAAATTTTTCCTTGATTAAGGTTTTCATTTCTTGGGAGTTAAAATCTCCCACTATGCCCAAAATCATCTGATCGGGACGAACATAAGTTTGATAAAAACTCTTGATATCTTCTCGGGAAATATTATTTAAAGTGGTATATTCTACCGTTCGCGCATAGGGGCTATTTTCCCCATAAATTAATTTTCGGAATTCCCGAGAGGCAATATCCCCAGGATCATCGTTTCTGCGGGCAATTTCTCCTTGTTGTTGAGTTTTAGCTAATTCAAATTGTTGAGGATCAAAAGCCGGTTGCTGAACGACTTGAGCAAATAACTCGAAAACCGGTTGCAAATCTTCTTTAAGCACATTAAAACTAGCTGTTCCGGAAGTTGTTCCGATGGAGGTTTCAATAATGGCTGCCCGTTGTTCAAGCAATTCATTTAACTCGCTTGGGGGATGTTGTTGAGTGCCGCCGGTTCGCATTAGCAAACCTGTTATTCCTGCTAACCCGACTTTTTCAGCAGGTTCTAAGCGTGAACCCGTGCGGATAATCGCGGTTCCCCCCACAAGCGGTAATTGATGATCCTCCATTAAATACACCACCATGCCATTATCTAATTGATAACGCTCATAATCGGGTAGCTTAATTTCTGGCAAAGGAGGAAATTGTATTTGATTGTAAGGGCGCGGGGTTTGGGCGATGGCCGGAGAACGGAAGGTCAAAACTAGCAAAAAAGCGATCGCCATTAATCCTAGCCAACTTAAGCTTTTAAAACGTTTTTTCATGGTCACTGGTCATTTGTTATTAGTTATTAGTCATTGGTCATTAGTCATTAGTCATTAGTTGTTTTTTCTCTATTGCCTATTATTGTTTACTGACTATCTGTCCAATGGTACGATTTTCGGGCGTAAAAGTTTGTTGGGCTACCCGTTGAATATCTTTTGGTGTTACCGCAGAAATGGCATCAAGTTGTTGAAATAAATTGCGCCAATTGCCGGTTTTAACTTGATATTCTACTAATAATTTGGCCATGCCAGCATTAGAATCAAGTGATCGCAATAGTTCAGCCCTTAGTTGAGTTTTCACTCTCTCTAATTCTTTTTCTGAGACAGGTTCAGTTTTGAGCCGCTCAATTTCTACTGCTAAGGCTTTTGCCACGTCATCCACCGTAGCATTAG is from Gloeothece verrucosa PCC 7822 and encodes:
- a CDS encoding histidine kinase, producing MVQPHDQKTASNPNTGEPVCLQLLLFVDDRPSSQENIEQIQAHLALLNCEYSYELQVIEIHQQPHLVEYFRLVATPALVKIAPEPRQTLAGSNIVEQLNKWWPRWQCAIKEANEEQTANGGGDKQNHWQSPLNNVGYSGELIRLSDEVFRLKKEKEELVEQIKFKDQVLAMLAHDLRSPLTAASIAIETLELANNQPDRVRSAQLKEQLYQQARKQFRIMNRLITDILQASKSMSAELQLQYSHLYLQSLCLEVLEQMADQFQEKHLKIEKDIPQDLPNVYGDEELIRQVIVNLLDNAIKYTPEQGTITVSILHRTTQKVQVSVCDTGPGIPQEKQERIFEGHFRLKRDEGKEGYGLGLSLCRKIIRAHYGQIWVDSTVNQGSCFHFTLPVYR
- a CDS encoding TIGR03643 family protein: MKLPDLDDQTKDRIIEMAWEDRTPFEAIEIQYGLKEQDVIALMRQEMKASSFKMWRKRVSGRNSKHLHKRSFAVGIFKSSNQKS
- a CDS encoding TspO/MBR family protein, producing the protein MLPSWLVIAIVTVAVAVVFNRLSSNDIRWFNHLRRPPWLTFEKAIPAIWTFIFICGAWSAYIIWEADAGSRNTWFLMGFYLLLELVIIAYTPVMCKLKSLTVGTIIGGLGFVLGFILALIVIRIVVWAFVLLLPYLLWSPIGTYVTWAMIRLNPGNA
- a CDS encoding M16 family metallopeptidase, with product MKKRFKSLSWLGLMAIAFLLVLTFRSPAIAQTPRPYNQIQFPPLPEIKLPDYERYQLDNGMVVYLMEDHQLPLVGGTAIIRTGSRLEPAEKVGLAGITGLLMRTGGTQQHPPSELNELLEQRAAIIETSIGTTSGTASFNVLKEDLQPVFELFAQVVQQPAFDPQQFELAKTQQQGEIARRNDDPGDIASREFRKLIYGENSPYARTVEYTTLNNISREDIKSFYQTYVRPDQMILGIVGDFNSQEMKTLIKEKFGSWQAPKTPFKSVVPPASQNKNNGIFVVQQPQLSQSNILLGHLGGELNDPDYPALSVLNEVLSGFGGRLFNEVRSRQGLAYSVYGIWQANYDFPGMFVAGGQTRSEMTVPFVKALLTEIEKVRTTPITEEELADAKESILNSFVFKFENPSQTLSRLMTYEYYGYPKDFIFQYQKAVKNTTEEDILKVAQKYLQPQETVTLVVGNNEQINPPLKSLGAQIQTVDVAIKQPKS